One genomic window of Cannabis sativa cultivar Pink pepper isolate KNU-18-1 chromosome 2, ASM2916894v1, whole genome shotgun sequence includes the following:
- the LOC133034446 gene encoding uncharacterized protein LOC133034446 translates to MGEIRQTTLRGKRTEREEASDISRLSRTHSRSTRRGESTQRANDRESMGTSKFAIHSKTKSMSRTRSVSKTSLQHIAGSSSTDRTRAVSSIKHLSLKFQTPEGVGVVRGDQMLARDCYRIELQHRKAGHKLMAILAKEIETKDEDLDPRVQDERNLLKPIKELEEDQFAWSHGDMIGIDPSIIRHHLNIDPNYPAKRQKRRPLDFERQGALKQEVNKLLVNDFIHEVFYPSWIANHVLIPKPNETWRTCIDFFDLNKACPKDYFPLTKIDQLVDATAGHELMSFMDAYSGYN, encoded by the exons ATGGGGGAAATACGACAAACCACACTCAGGGGGAAGAGAACAGAGCGTGAAGAAGCAAGTGATATCTCGAGGCTGTCAAGAACCCACAGTCGATCAACTCGAAGAGGAGAAAGTACTCAACGAGCTAATGATCGAGAAAGTATGGGAACCAGTAAATTCGCAATTCACTCAAAGACAAAGTCTATGAGTAGGACGCGATCTGTGAGTAAGACGAG CTTACAACATATTGCTGGGTCGTCCAGCACTGATCGGACTAGGGCAGTCAGTTCGATCAAACACCTATCCTTGAAGTTCCAAACACCAGAAGGTGTGGGAGTGGTGCGTGGTGACCAGATGCTAGCTCGCGATTGCTATCGCATAGAGTTGCAGCATAGGAAGGCTGGTCATAAGTTGATGGCGATCTTGGCAAAAGAAATCGAAACGAAAGACGAAGATCTTGACCCCCGAGTTCAAGATGAGAGAAAcctattaaaaccaattaaggAATTGGAAGAG GATCAATTCGCCTGGAGCCATGGAGATATGATAGGGATCGACCCTTCTATTATCCGTCATCATTTAAATATTGATCCAAACTACCCAGCGAAGAGGCAGAAAAGGAGACCCTTGGATTTTGAGAGACAAGGGGCACTAAAACAGGAAGTGAATAAGTTGTTGGTCAATGACTTTATACACGAGGTGTTTTATCCCTCATGGATAGCCAATCATGTTCTCATCCCGAAGCCTAACGaaacttggagaacttgtattgatTTTTTTGATCTGAATAAGGCGTGCCCAAAAGATTATTTTCCACTAACCAAGATCGACCAATTAGTAGATGCAACTGCTGGGCATGAACTTATGTCATTTATGGACGCATATTCTGgatataactag